From the Paenibacillus tianjinensis genome, the window CAGCGGATGCGGAAAAAGCATTCATCCGGTACTGCAAAGCAAGAATCGCAGACAGATGGAATGACGGATGCGCACCGCAGCCTGCCGGGCGGGCCTGAATTTCGGATTAAAGGCATCCGGCTGCGTAAGAACAAGGTTTAGCTGAAAAAGAGCAGCCGGGCAGCCTGTACGCCAAAATAAAAGCCGAAAACAATTAATGACAGACCGGATAACACAGAGATCACCCTCAATACCCTGACAGTCAGCAATTTACGGAAAATACTGGAGGCAGCAGCCATAGTTACATCCCAAAGCAGAATGCCGAGTACAATGGCTCCGCTATAAATCAATAATTGCTGCATCGGATACTCACTTGCAGCCTTGGCTAGAACCGAGCCATAAATGCCCAGCCAGAACAGGATGGAGAGGGGATTGAACAGCGACATCAGGAATCCCGACAGATAGGATCTGAAGAGTGAAGCTTCACTCCCCCTCATTTCTGCTGCGGTAATATCCCCTGTGTTTCTGATGCTGTCCACACCTGTATAGACCAGGACAAAAAATCCGAACAACCATAAGAAGGCTTTGACAAACGGCGCATCAAGCAGATGAATCATACCGAAATAAACGAGCAGCATGTAAATGATATCGGCGCTTATCGCCCCCAGGCCGACAGCCCAGGCATGCCAAAACCCGCCGCGCAGACCCTTGTCCAGCTGCGCTGCATTAATGGGGCCCAGAGGCGCCGAAAGGGATAACCCCAGAAAAATATAACCGACGAAGATGTTAATGGTGTCGTCCTCCTTTTTTAATTAGTCTATTCTGCTGAAGGACGATGTAGGACAACCAAAACAAAGGCCCGCGAAACATCGCGGGCCTTCTTTACTTCCCAAATAGGGCAGGTAACGCTCAAAACTTAAGCATTAACAGGTTCTGGTCTTTTCACTTGAAGCGGTGGAGGAATGAGCCACCCCTTTTTCTTGGACAGATGCAGAACCTTAACGCCGATTCCGGCTTTGGTCAGATGATATTTACCAAACAAAGCTCCGATATCTTCCCGGATCGATTGGCCCATCATTTGGCTGCAGGCAACAAGTCCGGCTGCATTATCCGCTGCAAGTTTGGCTGCGATTTCGGGATCCGTAAACCGTGCACCGACAGGAATATCCTCCAGCTTAGCCTCTGGCCGGAGAGGCAATGCAGGGGCGGAAGCAAGGCCCTATTCTGCCAGCAGCGCATCACATTCACTGATTTCCAGTTCCGCCTGATCAATCATAGAATGTAGTACCTTTTTGAGATCATTGTCACCGGCGTGATACAAAAAAGCCCGGTAACAAGAAAGTGCACCCTTAGCTACCATAGAGGCTTGCCAAACACCATAGATTTCACCATAATGCATCGGTTCTTCTTTTGGGTTGCCGCCTAAAATTCCTGTCATAATCAAGCTCCTTTGACGTTAAAATTTGAACCATAGTTAGCATACCCATTAAGGTGGATCATCTTGCGTACTTATCATCAATAAGGGATTGGATCTACACTTCAATAATGATCGGAAGAATCATTGGCCGCCGTTTCGTCCGCTCATAAAGGAATTTACCTAAGGTTTCTTTGATGGTTTGCTTCATAATGCTCCATTGGCCAAGGTCGGCTTTGCTTAATTTCTCCAGTGTTGCGGCGACGAGTTGGTTGATCTCTTCCATCAGCTTGTCTGAATTGCGGACGTAAATGAAGCCGCGTGAAATTGTATCCGGTTCATTTAGCAGCCGTCCATCGGCTTGGCTTAAAGTGATCACTGTGATCAATACACCGTCTGCAGACAATTGGCGCCGGTCGCGCAGGACTACATTCCCGATATCACCAATTCCAAGTCCGTCGACAAAAATCTGCCCGGCAGGTACCCGCCCTGATTGACGAACAACGCCGCCCGATGACTCCACAAGCTCCCCGTTCTTAAGCAGGAAGATTTTATCACCTTCGACTCCGACAGCCTCTGCCAGCAGACGGTGATGGTGCAGCATCCGATATTCCCCGTGAATTGGAATAAAGTATTCCGGTTTCATTAGCGTCAGCATCAGCTTTAACTCCTCCTGGCTGCCATGTCCGGAGACATGGAGCTCGCTTCGGGAGCCATAAATAACCTTTGCGCCTAGAATGTACAGGTTATCAACAATACGTGATACATTGCGTTCATTACCTGGAATCGGATTCGCGGCCAGCAGCACGGTATCTCCGGCACTGATACTCATCTGCCTGTTGCTCGAAGTTGCCAGACGGGATAAGGCTGCCATCGGTTCTCCTTGACTGCCTGTGACCATAACAGCCACCTCATGCGGAGGCAGCTTGGCTGCTTCGGCTGGTTCAACAAGCATACCTTCCGGAATGTTAAGGTAGCCCAGTTCCTGGGATACAGCTACAACGTTGACCATACTCCTGCCAAGCAGGGCAAGCTTACGGCCGGTTAGAGCTGCGGCATCAACGATTTGCTGCAGCCGGTGGACGTTGGAAGCGAAGGTAGAGACAAAGATTCTGCGGTCCGCTTTTTGAAAAGCCTCTTCCATATGGGCGCCGACCAGCTTCTCGGATGGAGTGAATCCGGGACGTTCGGCGTTTGTGCTCTCCGAGAGCAGAAACCGGACTCCTTTTTTGCCAATGTCGGCCATTTTATGTATATCCGGGTACTGCCGGTTGACAGGGGTCATATCAAATTTGAAATCGCCCGTGTGCACAACCGTTCCTTCCGGCGTATCAAAGACGACACCCAGACAATCAGGAATGCTGTGATTGGTGTTGAAGAAGGACACTGAAATGGAACCAAACGTAAGCTCAGAATCCGAATCAATGCGATGCAGGCTGGTCTGGCGAAGCAGTCCATGCTCCTTGAGCTTATTCTCAATCAGTCCCAGCGTCAGACGGGAGGCGTACAGAGGTAGGTTTAATTGCTTGAGAAGATAGGGGATGCCGCCAATATGGTCCTCATGACCATGCGTCACGATCAGTGCTCTTACCTTGTCGGGATTATTCAATAAATAAGCAACATCGGGGATGATCAGATCAATGCCAAGCAGACTCTCATCCGGGAATTTAGAGCCGCAGTCAATCACAATGATGTCATCTCCATATTGCAGAAAATACATATTCTTGCCAATCTCATGTACCCCTCCCAATGCTGCGATCAACAAACGTTCCTCAGCCATATCATTTTCCCTCCTCATATAGTTATAAGTAGTATGGGTAGAGCAATGGATAAGTATCCATTTTTCTGTTACAGCGGAATGGGGTTTGAGGATATATAAGAAGGATTGACTTTTCTGTCTTTTGAACATATTGTAGACACATTAAGTCTGTGATTGAGTGAGGTGCTGATATGAAAACAAGGATTATCTCATACGGTCTGAAAAAACAAGGTGCAACGAAGGAGTATCCCTTCGGTCCTGAGATTATGGTACTCAAAGTCGGAGGGAAGATGTTCGCGCTTATTTTTGAGGGAGCAGAAGACGAATTTCGCCTAAACCTGAAATGTGATCCGATCATTGCGGAGAATTTGCGGGAGCAGCATGATGCTGTCCGGCCAGGGTACCACATGAATAAGAAGCATTGGAACACCGTGATGGTCGACGGTTCCCTGCCTCTGTCCGACATCTTTGACATGATTAACCACTCTTACGATATGGTTGTAGGCAAACTTCCCAAAAGTGTACGTGAATCCATACTGGAAATGAAATAGCAATCATCTCAGGCAGTCAGAGAAGGAGCTCGGTTAAAGCCTTGGCTGCCTGATCACTCCAACTATGCTTTGTTAATATCAAAATGTAATCTTCTCACAGCATTCTTCGTTGTCAGCCATGGCATAATTTCATGTGTTATATATCCTCCATCATATCAGTGACGTAGGCGCTTTTTTGTGACTCTGAAGTGAACTCACTATTTTCATAAGATAGCTTATAGATACAGGAGTAGATCACGTTAAGTACATATTCAAAAGCAATCTGTGATGAAAAGGTTCCTATTTTCGCGTGTTTAACTTCATCATCAGGTACATGGATACATAGCGTACTCAGTTGTGCCAATTCACTTTGACTGGCGGCTGTGATCGTGATGAATGGAATCTTTTCCTGTCTGAAATGCCGGGCTGCTCTTAAATAAATCGCTGATTTCCCATGATAGGTCAAAAAAATTGCACAGTCGTCTTCCGTCAGATTAACGGTATGATACGCCCATTCATATAACTCCGTGGCAATCACTACATACTTGTTGATTTTTATCAGCTTATTCTGGAAGCTTTTGGCCCGGATTTGGGAATCCCCTAAGGCATAGATAAAAATCCGTTTGGCTTGATCCAGCACCCCGGCTGTTTGTGCCAGCAGGTCATTATCCATATATGCATAGGTTTTGGCTATCGTCTTCTTCAATAATTCTGAGATATCCATGGCTACTTCAAGCGGCGTCTCCTCAATACTAAACGGATAGTTAGGATCAACACTGGAACTATTCTGGGTATCTTGCTGGAATTCTCGGGCAAGCTTGATGATGAACTCCTTAAAACCGGACAGCCCAAGCTTATGGGTTAACCGGTTAATCGCCGAATGGGAAGTATAGGTTGCTTTTGCAAGCTCCTGAATGTTGAAGTGGAGCATCTTTTCCTTATGCAGCAGGATATAGGCGGCGATACTTTTTTCGTTGGGTGTAAAGTTATACATGTCCGATAATTGCATCAATAATTTCAACAGATTCACCTCAGTAAACATTTTGTTCAGATATGGACGGTCACGGCTGCGAATATATGGTTGAATGTACCGTTTTGCCTCCGTATCCTTCACGGCCGGCATTGTTCTTCTATAATAGATGAAAAAGACCTGAGGGGGAAATCACATGTTAACTATCGGCTATATTGGGAACGGCAAAAGCACGAACCGTTATCATCTGCCTTTTTCTATGAACCGGGAGCATTTAAAAATAAAGACGATCTACGCCCGCAATCCGGATAAAGGGGAATGGGAGAAAGTGCCCGGCGTTCTTTATACAGATGATATTGAAGCTTTAATGAACGATAAGGAAATTGGGCTGATCGTTGTCTGCACTCCTATAGATTCCCATTACGCTTATGCAAAAATGGCGCTTGACCATGGCAAAAATGTGCTTGTTGAGAAACCGTTCATGATGACTAAGGATGAGTCTGTATCTATCTTCCAATACGCCAAAGAAAAGGGACTCGTCATCCAGAGCTATCAGAATCGACGTTACGACTCGGATTTCCTCACGACAAAGAAGATTATTGACTCAGGCAAGCTTGGTGAACTGCTCGAGGTGGAGATGAATTATGATTATTACCGCCCGCAGACACCGAATAATGCTACTCATTTTTCCAAATACAATAGTTACTTATACGGACATGGCGTCCATACCATTGATCAGGTGATCTCCTATTTCGGGGAACCTGATAACGTTCATTACGATGTAAGGCAATTGCTTGGCTCCGGCAGAATGAATGATTACTTCGATCTGGATTTCTACTATGGAACGCTTAAGGTATCGGTCAAATCCAGCTTTTTCCGGTTAAAGGCACGGCCGAGTTTTGTGGTATACGGTAAACAAGGCGTATTCGTAAAACATACGGAGGACCGCCAGGAAGAGCATCTTAAGCTATTTTATCTGCCAAAGGGACATCCCGATTTCGGAATTGATGCCCCGGAGCATTATGGCACATTAACCTATTTGGATGCTGAGGGTAACTATCATGAAGAAAAGGTCATTTCTGAGCAGGGGGACTATGCCCGGGTATACGATGACATTTATCAAGTGATTGTACACGGCAAGGAGAAGACGGTTAAAGACGAAGAAACGATCGCCGTTATGGAGATCCTGGAGCGCGGGATAGAGGGGTGCAGCTAATATGAAATTGGGAATTGCAGGCGCGGGCAACATAGTAATGGATTTGTTAAGCTTTGTTCATGAGATTCCCGGCATTAGCTTGCAAGCCATCAGTTCTAAGCCGGATCATCGTGAAAAATTGCTGTCTCTGCAGAACCAGTTCAGCATCTCGCGGATCTATGACAATTACACCGAGATGCTGCTGGATGATGAAGTCGATACCGTCTACATCGGGCTGCCGAATCATCTTCATTATTCTTACACGAAGGAAGCATTACTACGCGGCAAGCATGTCATTTGCGAAAAACCGTTCACCTCCAATTTGCGTGAATTCCTGGAGCTTAAACAGCTGGCGGTTCAGAGCGGACTCGTCCTGATCGAGGCAATTACGAATCAATATTTGAACAATTACTTATTAATGAAGGAATATCTCCCTAAGCTCGGGCCTGTCAAAATCGTCGAATGCAACTATTCCCAGTATTCGTCCAGATACGATGCCTTTCAGGCGGGTCAGGTACAGCCTGCCTTTAATCCGGAAATGTCCGGAGGTGCGTTGATGGATATCAACATTTATAACATCCATATGGTTGTCGGGTTCTTCGGCAGCCCTGGGAAAGTAGAGTATCTGGCAAACATGGAGCGCGGAATAGATACCTCGGGTGTTCTGTTGCTCGATTACGGGAATTTCAAATGTGTTTGTATTGGTGCAAAAGACAGTACGGCTCCGAATGCGATGAACATTCAAGGGGTTCAAGGATATTTGCGCATGCACGGCTCAGCGAATATCATCAATAGCTTTGAGTATGTTGCCAATAAAGAGAAGCCCGTCCAAGTGGACCATAAACATCATCCCCACCGTATGTACGATGAATTTATTGCTTTTGAACAGATTATCCGTGAGAAGGACATGGACAGGGTATCAAGGATGCTTGAGCACAGTGAGCGGGTTATGCAAGTAATAGAGCAGGCCAAATAATCAGCCGGCCTTGTATTTGGGCCGGACAAGTCTAAGTGTTGAAACTATGAAACAACCTGCCGTTAGTGAACTATCGCCACAAGCCGTGAGGGGAACCTCATGGCTTGTGTTGTTATTTATGTTATCGTTGTTATTGTATTAATTGATAACGGATACATGAGAGGCTATAATGATAAACAAAGCTATGATAGGTTTTGAGAGATTAATAATTGGGAGTGATATCTTTGCAGACAATGATCAATCTTGAAGGCGAGTGGAAGTTGCAGTTGGATGAAGGGAAACAGGGGCTGGTACTGCCTTTTTCAGATAATATCCTATTGCCGGATACTACATCGCATGCCCGCAAGGGACCAAAGAATGAAGAGGTTGTAATCAGCGCATTAACCGATGAATACCTGTTCGAAGGATCGGCGTGGTATTCGAAGGAGATCGTGATTCCCGAAGAGCTTGCCGGTAAGAAATGTCTGCTGTATCTGGAACGGACGCGCCTGACGACTCTGTGGCTGAATGGCCGGGAAATTGGAAGCGCCAACAGCCTGAATACCGCCCATATATATGATTTGACCGGCCTGCTTGGTACAGGCACTCAGACAATAACGATCCGGGTTGATAATACCGGTTATCCGACCAAAGGCGGACATCTAACCTCACCGGACACCCAGACCAACTGGAACGGAATCACTGGCCGCATGGAACTCCAGTTTTACGGCAAATCATATCTAAGCGGAATCCGCCTCGACCCGGATGTATCTTCCCGCTCCGTCAAGATTACAGCCACACTGGAAGGTGAAGCTGACAGCGTATTGGCAGTGTCGGCTTTAAGCTTCAACGGTGAGCTGGAACATTCGGCTGCAAGTCAGGAATTTACGCTCACTCCGGGAGCATTCACCATCGAGTACAATCTGGGGCCAGATGCTCTGCTGTGGAGTGAATTCGCACCTAATCTTTATAACCTTACGTTATCCCTGTCCCAAGGGGAAGGAGAGCCAGCCGACCAAACCGTACTGGTCCTTGGATTACGTGAATTCAAGGCAGACGGCGATAAGTTTACAATTAATGGCCAGAAGACCTTTCTTCGCGGCAAGCATGACGGGCTGATCTTTCCTTTGACCGGTTACGCGCCGACTGATGTTGAGGAATGGGTGAGAATTCTTGGAATTTCTAAATCCTACGGCATCAACCATTACCGTTTTCACACCTGCTGTCCGCCGGAAGCAGCCTTTACCGCTGCGGATCTGCTCGGAATCTATATGGAGCCGGAGCTTCCTTTCTGGGGAACGGTCACAGAGCCAACTGATGATAGGCATAATCAGGCTGAGCAGGATTATCTGGTTAGCGAAGGATACAAGATTCTGAAGGCATTCGGCAACCATCCATCCTTCGTAATGATGTCGCTCGGCAACGAGTTGTGGGGGAGCAGAACCAAGATTGATTCCATCCTGAAGGAATATAAGGCATTTGACAGCCGCCCCTTGTACACACAGGGCTCCAATAACCACCAATGGGTACCGGAAATTCTGGAGCATGAGGATTTCTTCTGCGGCGTGCGCTTCTCCAAAGAGCGGTTATTCCGTGGGTCATATGCCATGTGCGATGCACCACAGGGTCATGTACAAACCGGCTTGCCGGGTACGATGAAGGATTATGATGACCAGTTCGTCCCAGCGGCCGGGGCGTCTTCGGAAGCGGAAGGTGGAGGGACCATCCAGATTCAATACGGTACGGAGGCCAAAACCGTTCAGGCGGACGATGCATCCGGAGAATGGATTCCGCATATTCCCGTAATCTCTCATGAGATTGGACAGTACGCAGCCTATCCCAATTATGAAGAGATCGCCAAATACACCGGATCGCTCAAGGCAAAAAATTTCGAAGTCTTCCGTGAACGGCTGGAAGAGAAGGGCCTGGGCCATCTCGCAGCTAAATATTTCGCGGCCTCGGGGAAGCTTGCAGCAGCCTGCTACAAAGAAGAGCTGGAGGCAGCCTTCCGCACCAGGAAGCTTGCCGGCTTCCAGCTGCTGGATCTGCAGGATTTCAGCGGACAGGGCACTGCCCTAGTCGGCATCCTCGATGCCTTTATGGATTCCAAGGGAATGATCACCCCTGAAGAGTGGCGCACTTTCTGCAGCGACGCTGTTCTGCTCGCAAGATTCCCGAAATATAACTATGCCTCTGGTGAACGCTTTAGTGCGGACATCGAACTGAGCTGGTTCCGGACCGGATCACCGGGAACCGTTAAACTAAACTGGGAACTGACGGCGGGGGATGAAATTCTGGCGGAAGGTACACACCAAACAGAAGTGGAGGCAGGAGCGAATTATTTCGATATCTCCCGGCTGACTATCGATCTTCCAGCCGTAACAGCCATGACCTCAGCCGTACTAAATCTCCGGATCGCGGGAACCGATATCCGCAAAAGCTACGATCTGTGGATCTATCCGGAACAGAGCGGTACCGGGCTTGATGGGATTCGGATCTTCCATGCACTAAGTGATGAAGCGCTGGCTTTGCTAGAGCAAGGTGAAAATGTACTGCTGATGCCGAAGCTGGAGTCGCTGAATAATGCTATCGAAGGCTATTACTGTACGGATTTCTGGTGCTACC encodes:
- a CDS encoding MmcQ/YjbR family DNA-binding protein; this translates as MKTRIISYGLKKQGATKEYPFGPEIMVLKVGGKMFALIFEGAEDEFRLNLKCDPIIAENLREQHDAVRPGYHMNKKHWNTVMVDGSLPLSDIFDMINHSYDMVVGKLPKSVRESILEMK
- a CDS encoding LysE family transporter, with the protein product MNIFVGYIFLGLSLSAPLGPINAAQLDKGLRGGFWHAWAVGLGAISADIIYMLLVYFGMIHLLDAPFVKAFLWLFGFFVLVYTGVDSIRNTGDITAAEMRGSEASLFRSYLSGFLMSLFNPLSILFWLGIYGSVLAKAASEYPMQQLLIYSGAIVLGILLWDVTMAAASSIFRKLLTVRVLRVISVLSGLSLIVFGFYFGVQAARLLFFS
- a CDS encoding Gfo/Idh/MocA family protein — its product is MKLGIAGAGNIVMDLLSFVHEIPGISLQAISSKPDHREKLLSLQNQFSISRIYDNYTEMLLDDEVDTVYIGLPNHLHYSYTKEALLRGKHVICEKPFTSNLREFLELKQLAVQSGLVLIEAITNQYLNNYLLMKEYLPKLGPVKIVECNYSQYSSRYDAFQAGQVQPAFNPEMSGGALMDINIYNIHMVVGFFGSPGKVEYLANMERGIDTSGVLLLDYGNFKCVCIGAKDSTAPNAMNIQGVQGYLRMHGSANIINSFEYVANKEKPVQVDHKHHPHRMYDEFIAFEQIIREKDMDRVSRMLEHSERVMQVIEQAK
- a CDS encoding sugar-binding domain-containing protein: MINLEGEWKLQLDEGKQGLVLPFSDNILLPDTTSHARKGPKNEEVVISALTDEYLFEGSAWYSKEIVIPEELAGKKCLLYLERTRLTTLWLNGREIGSANSLNTAHIYDLTGLLGTGTQTITIRVDNTGYPTKGGHLTSPDTQTNWNGITGRMELQFYGKSYLSGIRLDPDVSSRSVKITATLEGEADSVLAVSALSFNGELEHSAASQEFTLTPGAFTIEYNLGPDALLWSEFAPNLYNLTLSLSQGEGEPADQTVLVLGLREFKADGDKFTINGQKTFLRGKHDGLIFPLTGYAPTDVEEWVRILGISKSYGINHYRFHTCCPPEAAFTAADLLGIYMEPELPFWGTVTEPTDDRHNQAEQDYLVSEGYKILKAFGNHPSFVMMSLGNELWGSRTKIDSILKEYKAFDSRPLYTQGSNNHQWVPEILEHEDFFCGVRFSKERLFRGSYAMCDAPQGHVQTGLPGTMKDYDDQFVPAAGASSEAEGGGTIQIQYGTEAKTVQADDASGEWIPHIPVISHEIGQYAAYPNYEEIAKYTGSLKAKNFEVFRERLEEKGLGHLAAKYFAASGKLAAACYKEELEAAFRTRKLAGFQLLDLQDFSGQGTALVGILDAFMDSKGMITPEEWRTFCSDAVLLARFPKYNYASGERFSADIELSWFRTGSPGTVKLNWELTAGDEILAEGTHQTEVEAGANYFDISRLTIDLPAVTAMTSAVLNLRIAGTDIRKSYDLWIYPEQSGTGLDGIRIFHALSDEALALLEQGENVLLMPKLESLNNAIEGYYCTDFWCYPMFRSISESMNRPVPVGTMGLLIENSHPVFRDFLCEEHSTYPWWNIIENSKSLIMDGTDSAWSPMVQTIDNFERNHKLGFLFECRVGAGNLLVCALDADKAGVTPEGRQFLSSLAGYMNSKEFKPQYTATKEELQRIIQ
- a CDS encoding Gfo/Idh/MocA family oxidoreductase, which gives rise to MLTIGYIGNGKSTNRYHLPFSMNREHLKIKTIYARNPDKGEWEKVPGVLYTDDIEALMNDKEIGLIVVCTPIDSHYAYAKMALDHGKNVLVEKPFMMTKDESVSIFQYAKEKGLVIQSYQNRRYDSDFLTTKKIIDSGKLGELLEVEMNYDYYRPQTPNNATHFSKYNSYLYGHGVHTIDQVISYFGEPDNVHYDVRQLLGSGRMNDYFDLDFYYGTLKVSVKSSFFRLKARPSFVVYGKQGVFVKHTEDRQEEHLKLFYLPKGHPDFGIDAPEHYGTLTYLDAEGNYHEEKVISEQGDYARVYDDIYQVIVHGKEKTVKDEETIAVMEILERGIEGCS
- a CDS encoding ribonuclease J, with product MAEERLLIAALGGVHEIGKNMYFLQYGDDIIVIDCGSKFPDESLLGIDLIIPDVAYLLNNPDKVRALIVTHGHEDHIGGIPYLLKQLNLPLYASRLTLGLIENKLKEHGLLRQTSLHRIDSDSELTFGSISVSFFNTNHSIPDCLGVVFDTPEGTVVHTGDFKFDMTPVNRQYPDIHKMADIGKKGVRFLLSESTNAERPGFTPSEKLVGAHMEEAFQKADRRIFVSTFASNVHRLQQIVDAAALTGRKLALLGRSMVNVVAVSQELGYLNIPEGMLVEPAEAAKLPPHEVAVMVTGSQGEPMAALSRLATSSNRQMSISAGDTVLLAANPIPGNERNVSRIVDNLYILGAKVIYGSRSELHVSGHGSQEELKLMLTLMKPEYFIPIHGEYRMLHHHRLLAEAVGVEGDKIFLLKNGELVESSGGVVRQSGRVPAGQIFVDGLGIGDIGNVVLRDRRQLSADGVLITVITLSQADGRLLNEPDTISRGFIYVRNSDKLMEEINQLVAATLEKLSKADLGQWSIMKQTIKETLGKFLYERTKRRPMILPIIIEV
- a CDS encoding MurR/RpiR family transcriptional regulator, which encodes MKLLMQLSDMYNFTPNEKSIAAYILLHKEKMLHFNIQELAKATYTSHSAINRLTHKLGLSGFKEFIIKLAREFQQDTQNSSSVDPNYPFSIEETPLEVAMDISELLKKTIAKTYAYMDNDLLAQTAGVLDQAKRIFIYALGDSQIRAKSFQNKLIKINKYVVIATELYEWAYHTVNLTEDDCAIFLTYHGKSAIYLRAARHFRQEKIPFITITAASQSELAQLSTLCIHVPDDEVKHAKIGTFSSQIAFEYVLNVIYSCIYKLSYENSEFTSESQKSAYVTDMMEDI